A part of Winslowiella toletana genomic DNA contains:
- the rnr gene encoding ribonuclease R, with product MSQDPFQEREAEKYENPIPSREFILSHLDKREKPASREELADELGMEGEEQLEALRRRLRAMERDGQLVFTRRQCYALPERLDLLRGKVIGHREGYGFLRIEGQKDDLYLSAEQMKMCMHGDVILAQAMGADRKGRREARVVRVLEPRNSQIVGRYFTDAGAGFVVPDDSRLSFDILIPQESILGARMGSVVVVELEQRPTRRSKAIGKVVEVLGENMGTSLAVDMALRTHEIPNSWPEQVEAEIARLSEEVPEEAKIGRVDLRELPLVTIDGEDARDFDDAVYCEKKRGGGWRLWVAIADVSYYVRPGTALDTEAVNRGTSVYFPSQVVPMLPEVLSNGLCSLNPQVDRLCMVCEMTVSTQGKLTSYKHYEAVMRSHARLTYTKVWHILDGEQSLREQYQQQVPHLEELYSMYHALEQARAQRGGISFESDEAKFIFNAERRIERVEHTVRNDAHKIIEECMILANIASARFVEKHNEPALFRDHDRPSDDSITSFRTVLNELGLSLPGGTKPEPVDYAALLDQIADRPDHEMLQTMLLRSMKQAVYDPENRGHFGLALSSYAHFTSPIRRYPDLLLHRAIKYLLAREQGTLQGNTTPTGGYHYELPEMLQLGQHCSMAERRADEATRDVADWLKCDFMQDQVGETFTGVIASVTGFGFFVRLLDLFIDGLVHVSTLDNDYYRYDAVGQRLIGESGGQTYRLGDTVEVRVEAVHMDERKIDFALISSQRKVRGAGKTERDRSKQNGPKNGGNRRRDGRKGASSAPDAARAKADTEVKKEKKAKPASDKTRKIAAATRSKRARKKAPAGE from the coding sequence ATGTCACAAGATCCTTTTCAGGAACGAGAAGCTGAAAAATACGAAAATCCCATTCCCAGCCGCGAATTTATTCTGTCGCATTTAGACAAGCGCGAAAAACCGGCCAGCCGTGAAGAGCTGGCGGATGAACTGGGGATGGAAGGAGAAGAACAACTTGAAGCCCTGCGCCGCCGTCTGCGCGCCATGGAACGCGACGGTCAGCTGGTCTTTACCCGTCGCCAGTGTTACGCCCTGCCGGAACGTCTCGACTTACTGCGCGGCAAAGTGATTGGCCATCGTGAAGGTTATGGCTTCCTGCGCATTGAAGGTCAGAAAGACGATCTCTATCTCTCTGCTGAGCAGATGAAGATGTGCATGCACGGTGATGTGATCCTCGCGCAGGCGATGGGTGCGGATCGTAAAGGCCGTCGTGAAGCGCGCGTCGTGCGCGTGCTGGAACCGCGTAACAGCCAGATTGTGGGTCGCTACTTTACCGACGCTGGCGCCGGATTTGTGGTGCCGGACGACAGCCGTCTGAGCTTTGATATTTTGATCCCGCAGGAGTCGATTCTCGGCGCCCGTATGGGATCGGTAGTGGTAGTGGAGCTGGAACAGCGTCCGACGCGCCGCAGCAAAGCGATTGGTAAAGTGGTTGAAGTGCTCGGCGAGAATATGGGCACCAGCCTTGCCGTCGATATGGCGCTGCGCACCCATGAAATTCCGAACAGCTGGCCAGAACAGGTTGAAGCTGAAATCGCCAGACTGAGCGAAGAAGTGCCGGAAGAGGCGAAAATCGGCCGTGTTGATCTGCGCGAACTGCCGCTGGTGACTATCGACGGTGAAGATGCGCGTGACTTTGATGACGCCGTCTACTGTGAGAAAAAGCGCGGCGGTGGCTGGCGCTTGTGGGTGGCGATTGCTGATGTCAGCTACTATGTCCGTCCAGGCACGGCGCTGGATACCGAAGCGGTTAACCGTGGCACCTCGGTGTATTTCCCGTCTCAGGTAGTGCCGATGCTGCCGGAAGTGCTGTCGAATGGTCTTTGCTCGCTGAATCCGCAGGTCGATCGCCTGTGTATGGTGTGTGAAATGACCGTTTCCACCCAGGGCAAGCTGACCAGCTATAAGCACTACGAAGCGGTAATGCGTTCGCATGCGCGTCTCACCTACACCAAGGTGTGGCATATTCTCGATGGCGAGCAGTCGCTGCGCGAGCAGTATCAGCAGCAGGTGCCGCATCTGGAAGAGCTGTACAGCATGTATCATGCGCTGGAGCAGGCGCGCGCGCAACGCGGCGGCATCTCTTTCGAAAGCGATGAAGCGAAGTTTATCTTTAACGCTGAACGCCGCATTGAACGTGTTGAGCATACGGTGCGCAACGATGCGCATAAGATTATCGAAGAGTGCATGATTCTGGCGAATATCGCCTCGGCGCGTTTTGTGGAGAAGCATAACGAACCGGCGTTGTTCCGCGATCACGACCGTCCAAGTGACGACAGCATCACCAGTTTCCGTACGGTACTGAATGAGCTGGGCCTGTCATTACCGGGTGGCACTAAGCCAGAGCCGGTTGATTATGCCGCCTTGCTGGATCAGATCGCCGATCGACCCGATCATGAAATGCTGCAAACCATGCTGCTGCGTTCGATGAAGCAGGCGGTGTATGACCCGGAAAACCGTGGCCACTTTGGTCTGGCGCTCTCTTCTTACGCCCACTTTACTTCACCGATTCGCCGCTATCCCGATCTGCTGCTGCACCGTGCGATTAAGTATCTGCTGGCGCGGGAGCAGGGCACTTTGCAAGGCAACACCACGCCAACCGGTGGTTATCACTATGAACTGCCAGAGATGCTGCAACTCGGTCAGCACTGTTCGATGGCGGAACGTCGTGCGGATGAAGCAACGCGTGATGTTGCTGACTGGCTGAAGTGCGACTTTATGCAGGATCAGGTGGGCGAGACCTTTACCGGCGTGATCGCCAGCGTAACGGGTTTTGGCTTCTTTGTGCGTCTGCTTGATCTGTTTATCGACGGCCTGGTGCATGTGTCCACCCTCGACAATGACTACTATCGCTATGATGCGGTCGGTCAGCGTCTGATTGGCGAATCCGGCGGCCAGACTTATCGTCTGGGTGACACCGTGGAAGTGCGGGTTGAAGCGGTGCATATGGATGAGCGTAAGATTGATTTCGCCCTGATCTCCAGCCAGCGTAAAGTGCGTGGCGCCGGTAAAACTGAACGCGACCGCAGCAAGCAAAACGGTCCGAAAAATGGTGGCAACCGTCGTCGCGACGGACGTAAAGGGGCGAGTTCCGCACCTGATGCAGCCAGAGCGAAAGCGGATACTGAAGTGAAAAAAGAGAAAAAAGCCAAACCGGCTTCGGATAAAACCCGTAAAATCGCCGCTGCCACCCGATCGAAGCGTGCCAGAAAGAAAGCTCCGGCTGGCGAATAA
- the rlmB gene encoding 23S rRNA (guanosine(2251)-2'-O)-methyltransferase RlmB: MSEIVFGIHAVQALLDTDPQRFQEVFILKGRDDRRLQPLIKGLEAQGIVIQVANRQWLDSKVEGAVHQGIVALIKPGRQYQENDLPDLIASLEQPFLLILDGVTDPHNLGACLRSADAAGVHAVIVPKDRSAQLNATAKKVASGAAENVPLIRVTNLARTMRLLQESNVWIVGTAGEADHTVFQSKMTGPMALVMGAEGEGMRRLTREHCDELISIPMAGSVSSLNVSVATGICLFEAVRQRSVK; this comes from the coding sequence ATGAGTGAAATTGTTTTTGGTATCCATGCCGTGCAGGCTTTGCTGGACACTGACCCGCAACGTTTTCAGGAAGTCTTTATTCTGAAAGGTCGCGATGACCGTCGTCTGCAACCGCTGATCAAAGGTCTGGAAGCGCAGGGGATTGTCATTCAGGTGGCAAACCGCCAGTGGCTGGATAGCAAAGTCGAAGGCGCGGTGCATCAGGGGATTGTTGCGCTGATTAAACCAGGCCGTCAGTATCAGGAAAACGATCTGCCGGATCTGATTGCCAGCCTGGAGCAGCCGTTTTTACTGATCCTCGATGGGGTTACCGATCCGCATAATCTCGGCGCCTGCCTGCGTAGTGCAGATGCGGCCGGTGTCCATGCCGTTATCGTACCGAAAGATCGTTCTGCCCAGCTGAATGCCACCGCGAAAAAAGTGGCCAGCGGCGCGGCGGAAAATGTGCCATTAATCCGCGTGACTAACCTCGCGCGCACCATGCGTCTGCTGCAGGAGTCCAATGTCTGGATTGTTGGCACCGCTGGCGAAGCTGACCATACCGTATTCCAGAGCAAAATGACTGGCCCGATGGCGCTGGTGATGGGCGCGGAAGGTGAAGGTATGCGTCGTCTGACGCGTGAGCATTGTGATGAGCTGATTAGTATTCCCATGGCGGGCAGCGTCTCATCGCTGAACGTTTCGGTTGCCACCGGCATCTGTCTGTTTGAAGCGGTGCGTCAACGCAGCGTGAAGTAA
- a CDS encoding isovaleryl-CoA dehydrogenase — MLWHTHTVFNQPRPLNNSNLFLSDTPLREALIREGAEWDLELQASVGQQLGSAESLELGRLANASPPELLRYDACGERIDELRFHPAWHLLMQGLCANRVHNLSWQSDARSGAFVARAARFIQHAQVEAGTLCPVTMTFGAIPLLQQSLPPLFQAWLPGLLSDRYDPHQQAGEQKRGLLIGMGMTEKQGGTDVLSNTTRAEPVAARGNGEAYLLTGHKWFFSVPQSDAHLVLAQSKGGLSCFFMPRLLPDGSRNAIRIERLKDKMGNRSNASSEVEFANASGWLLGDEGEGIRQILKMGGYTRFDCALGSHGLMRRALAVALYHAHQRQVMGKSLVDQPLMRQVLSAQALQLEGQTALLMRLARAWSTPADESERAFCRLFTPAAKYVICKSGMPFVAEAMETLGGIGYCEESELPRLYREMPVNSIWEGSGNVMCLDVLRVLAKQPGVLEMLNRQFEAVKGINRHFDCRWRQLKLRLAKLHESQAREITTLLFHLAVGVQVLTWLEPPLADAWCRQVLDTRGSATLSEDVCTRLLLRATGS, encoded by the coding sequence ATGTTGTGGCACACCCATACCGTTTTTAATCAGCCACGTCCGCTCAATAACAGCAATCTGTTTCTCTCCGATACGCCGCTGCGCGAAGCACTGATCCGCGAAGGCGCCGAGTGGGATCTGGAGTTACAGGCATCGGTGGGACAACAGCTCGGCAGTGCCGAATCGCTGGAACTGGGACGGCTGGCCAATGCTTCGCCACCCGAACTGCTGCGCTACGATGCCTGTGGCGAACGTATTGATGAGCTACGTTTTCATCCGGCCTGGCATCTGCTGATGCAGGGACTCTGCGCCAATCGGGTACATAATCTTAGCTGGCAGAGCGATGCCCGTTCCGGCGCGTTTGTCGCCCGCGCGGCGCGCTTTATTCAGCATGCGCAGGTTGAAGCGGGCACCCTGTGTCCCGTTACCATGACCTTTGGCGCTATTCCGTTATTACAGCAGAGCCTGCCGCCGCTGTTTCAGGCGTGGCTGCCGGGGCTGTTGTCGGATCGCTACGATCCTCATCAGCAAGCGGGCGAGCAGAAACGCGGTCTGCTGATTGGCATGGGAATGACCGAGAAACAGGGCGGCACTGATGTGCTGAGCAATACCACCCGCGCTGAACCGGTCGCTGCACGCGGCAACGGCGAGGCTTATCTGCTGACCGGCCATAAATGGTTTTTCTCAGTGCCGCAAAGCGATGCGCATCTGGTGCTGGCGCAGAGCAAAGGGGGTCTCAGCTGCTTCTTTATGCCGCGCCTGCTGCCGGACGGCAGTCGCAATGCGATCCGTATCGAGCGTCTGAAAGATAAAATGGGCAACCGTTCTAACGCCAGTAGCGAGGTGGAGTTCGCCAATGCCAGCGGCTGGCTGCTGGGCGATGAGGGAGAGGGCATTCGCCAGATTCTGAAAATGGGCGGCTACACCCGATTCGACTGCGCGCTGGGCAGCCACGGCCTGATGCGCCGCGCCCTGGCGGTGGCGTTGTACCATGCGCATCAGCGCCAGGTGATGGGCAAAAGTCTGGTCGATCAACCGCTGATGCGGCAGGTGCTGAGCGCACAGGCCCTGCAACTGGAAGGACAGACGGCGCTGTTAATGCGGCTGGCGCGCGCCTGGTCAACGCCTGCGGATGAGAGCGAACGCGCTTTTTGTCGGCTGTTCACTCCGGCGGCGAAGTATGTGATCTGCAAAAGCGGTATGCCGTTTGTGGCGGAAGCGATGGAAACCCTTGGCGGCATCGGCTATTGCGAAGAGAGCGAGCTGCCGCGCCTGTACCGGGAAATGCCGGTTAACAGTATCTGGGAAGGTTCGGGCAATGTGATGTGCCTCGACGTGCTGCGGGTGCTGGCGAAACAGCCAGGCGTGCTGGAGATGCTGAACCGGCAATTTGAGGCGGTAAAAGGCATCAACCGCCACTTTGATTGCCGCTGGCGTCAGCTAAAATTACGGCTGGCGAAGCTGCATGAATCGCAGGCGCGTGAAATCACCACGCTGTTGTTTCATCTGGCGGTGGGCGTGCAGGTGCTGACGTGGCTCGAACCGCCACTGGCGGACGCCTGGTGTCGTCAGGTGCTGGATACGCGTGGCAGCGCCACGCTAAGTGAAGATGTTTGTACGCGTTTACTGTTGCGAGCTACCGGCAGCTGA
- the bsmA gene encoding biofilm peroxide resistance protein BsmA has product MRIAITFLLALLLSSCSALNTTPQAPPPPASQAQEITRAQSIGLTKVGSISATSRGSPDDVQRAIAAKANASGAAYYQILMVSETVMPGLWYATAVLFNPSAAGSSQQ; this is encoded by the coding sequence ATGCGAATTGCGATAACTTTTCTGCTGGCGCTGTTGCTGAGTAGTTGCAGCGCATTAAACACCACCCCACAAGCGCCGCCGCCGCCCGCCTCACAGGCGCAGGAAATTACCCGCGCGCAAAGTATTGGCCTGACGAAGGTCGGCAGCATCAGCGCCACATCGCGTGGTTCGCCAGATGATGTGCAGCGCGCCATTGCCGCCAAAGCCAACGCCAGCGGCGCCGCTTACTATCAAATTCTGATGGTCAGTGAAACCGTGATGCCTGGCCTGTGGTACGCCACAGCGGTGCTGTTTAATCCGTCAGCTGCCGGTAGCTCGCAACAGTAA
- a CDS encoding methyl-accepting chemotaxis protein yields MQRLSLSRWSLGVKLSVLTSLSVAVLFFILTLSLTHNAAKQLQSLTLDNMQNQVAGIGDMAGMFNATLSEEVGNYTKLFQSFLPKNFSRDNSQRVVVGSESTPTFRAGLKTLNLDEGTVDDFLDRTGAISTIFVRSGDDFIRIATSLRKEDGSRAMGTKLDRASPAWALANQSQTYSGLATLFGKRYITQYQPVKDAAGEVIGILFVGVDITPQFNLMREKVLNKTLGDSGFFSVINGAAGKTQGQYLFHSTLEGKTPAWSAADQQRLLQEKQGTMEIRNQHGETEIVAWQQLPGWNWIITGDISKASLLAPINATRNTFLLVGLALVLLFALSFVWVTRRWLSKPLQQVITLAEHYAAGNLQATLQTRRQDEVGQLITAINGIGDGLERIVSQVRHAAEEISHGTDAIAASSSNISEQISRQASSMEETSASMEQLGATVEQNADNVSQALTLVAEAASAVHHGGSTVTRSVNTMSAIKVSSQSIADITHVIESIAFQTNILALNAAVEAARAGEHGKGFAVVAAEVRGLAQRSAQAAKEIDSLIEDSISKVTEGHKLSEQTREAMENIVTRIDQVKALMGEIDVASHEQSAGIGQVNIAMSQIGQATHHNTEMVARSEQTAAELSQKGHHLTHLVSVFSLKG; encoded by the coding sequence ATGCAACGTCTTTCACTCAGCAGATGGAGCCTGGGAGTAAAGCTGTCTGTTTTGACGTCTTTAAGCGTGGCAGTGCTGTTTTTTATTCTCACGCTTTCATTAACTCACAACGCCGCGAAACAATTACAGAGCTTAACCCTGGATAATATGCAAAACCAGGTGGCAGGTATTGGCGATATGGCCGGTATGTTTAACGCCACCTTAAGCGAAGAAGTCGGTAATTACACCAAACTGTTCCAGAGCTTTCTGCCAAAAAACTTCAGTCGTGATAACAGCCAGAGAGTTGTGGTGGGCAGCGAGTCGACCCCCACTTTTCGCGCCGGACTGAAAACGCTGAACCTCGATGAGGGAACCGTGGATGATTTTCTTGATCGCACCGGCGCTATCTCAACGATTTTTGTGCGAAGTGGTGATGACTTTATCCGTATCGCCACCTCGCTGCGTAAAGAGGATGGCAGTCGCGCGATGGGCACCAAACTGGACCGCGCAAGCCCGGCCTGGGCACTGGCAAACCAGTCGCAAACCTACAGCGGTCTGGCGACGCTGTTCGGCAAACGCTATATCACCCAATACCAGCCAGTGAAAGATGCTGCAGGTGAAGTGATAGGCATCCTGTTTGTCGGCGTCGATATCACGCCACAATTCAATCTGATGCGCGAGAAGGTGCTGAATAAAACCCTTGGCGACAGCGGCTTTTTCAGTGTAATTAACGGTGCAGCCGGGAAAACTCAGGGCCAGTATCTGTTCCACAGCACGCTTGAAGGCAAGACCCCGGCGTGGTCGGCAGCCGATCAGCAGCGCCTGTTACAGGAAAAACAGGGCACCATGGAGATCCGCAATCAGCATGGCGAAACGGAAATTGTCGCCTGGCAACAGCTACCCGGCTGGAACTGGATTATCACCGGCGATATCAGTAAAGCCAGCCTGCTGGCGCCGATTAACGCCACGCGTAACACTTTCCTGCTGGTTGGTCTGGCGCTGGTGTTGCTGTTTGCGCTGAGTTTCGTCTGGGTTACTCGCCGCTGGTTAAGTAAACCGCTGCAGCAGGTGATTACCCTCGCCGAACACTATGCCGCGGGCAACCTGCAGGCCACTCTGCAGACCCGCCGTCAGGACGAAGTCGGTCAGCTGATAACCGCAATCAATGGTATCGGCGATGGTCTGGAACGTATTGTTTCGCAGGTGCGCCACGCTGCCGAAGAGATCAGCCACGGCACCGATGCGATTGCCGCCAGCAGCAGCAATATCAGCGAGCAGATTTCACGTCAGGCCAGCAGCATGGAAGAGACCTCCGCCAGTATGGAACAGCTGGGCGCAACGGTAGAACAGAATGCCGATAACGTCTCGCAGGCGCTGACGCTGGTCGCTGAAGCCGCCAGTGCGGTGCATCATGGCGGCAGTACCGTTACCCGCTCGGTTAATACCATGTCGGCGATTAAGGTCTCCTCACAAAGTATTGCTGATATTACCCATGTGATTGAATCAATTGCCTTCCAGACCAATATCCTCGCGCTTAATGCGGCGGTGGAGGCCGCGCGTGCGGGTGAACACGGGAAAGGATTTGCCGTGGTTGCCGCCGAAGTGCGTGGTCTGGCGCAGCGCAGCGCGCAGGCGGCGAAGGAGATCGACAGCCTGATCGAAGACTCAATCAGTAAAGTGACCGAAGGCCATAAACTGTCAGAACAGACGCGTGAAGCGATGGAAAACATTGTCACGCGTATTGATCAGGTCAAAGCGTTGATGGGCGAAATCGATGTGGCGTCACACGAACAGTCCGCCGGGATTGGTCAGGTAAATATCGCGATGTCGCAGATTGGTCAGGCAACGCACCATAATACTGAAATGGTAGCGCGTTCCGAGCAGACGGCGGCTGAGCTGAGCCAGAAAGGGCACCATCTCACCCATTTAGTCAGCGTATTTAGCTTAAAAGGCTAA
- the yjfP gene encoding esterase produces the protein MIEIVTETFAGIECLHAAPTGQRQQPLPTIVFYHGFTSSKEVYSYFAVALAQAGFRVVLPDADQHGARYNGDSEQRLNHFWEILRSNIDELPPLASALRERGLVADGRFAVAGASMGGMTALGAMARYPEIHSVACMMGSGYFMSLSQTLFPPLVADTPEQQQRLAQRLAPLQAYDVTHQLEQLANRPLLLWHGEADEVVPAAETVRLARALREASLDTHLTFLTESGVGHRITPPALSAIVAFFKHHL, from the coding sequence ATGATTGAGATTGTGACGGAAACGTTTGCGGGCATTGAATGCCTGCATGCGGCGCCGACAGGCCAGCGGCAGCAGCCGTTGCCGACTATTGTGTTTTATCACGGCTTCACTTCATCGAAAGAGGTTTACTCTTACTTTGCCGTGGCGCTGGCGCAGGCCGGTTTTCGCGTGGTGTTGCCCGATGCGGATCAACATGGTGCGCGTTATAACGGCGACAGCGAACAGCGCCTTAACCACTTTTGGGAGATCCTGCGCAGCAATATTGATGAGCTGCCGCCGCTGGCAAGCGCGCTGCGTGAGCGCGGGCTGGTGGCCGACGGGCGTTTTGCCGTTGCCGGCGCCTCAATGGGCGGTATGACGGCACTCGGCGCGATGGCGCGTTATCCGGAGATTCACAGCGTGGCCTGTATGATGGGTTCTGGCTATTTTATGTCGCTGAGTCAGACGCTGTTTCCGCCGCTGGTGGCTGACACCCCTGAGCAACAGCAGCGCTTAGCGCAGCGACTGGCACCATTACAGGCTTATGATGTGACTCATCAGCTGGAGCAGCTGGCGAATCGACCGCTGCTGCTGTGGCATGGCGAAGCGGATGAGGTGGTGCCAGCGGCGGAAACCGTGCGGCTGGCGCGGGCGCTGCGTGAGGCGTCGCTCGACACGCATCTGACGTTTTTAACCGAAAGCGGCGTCGGCCATCGTATTACGCCGCCCGCGTTGAGCGCGATTGTCGCTTTCTTTAAACATCATCTGTAA
- the rpsF gene encoding 30S ribosomal protein S6, with amino-acid sequence MRHYEIVFMVHPDQSEQVPGMIERYTGAITGAEGTIHRLEDWGRRQLAYPINKLHKAHYVLLNVEAPQEVIDELETNFRFNDAVIRSMVMRVKNAVTEASPMVKAKDERRERREDFANETSDDADAGDSEE; translated from the coding sequence ATGCGTCATTACGAAATCGTATTTATGGTTCACCCTGACCAAAGCGAACAGGTTCCGGGCATGATCGAGCGTTACACTGGTGCTATCACTGGTGCAGAAGGCACGATTCACCGTCTGGAAGACTGGGGCCGTCGTCAGCTGGCTTACCCGATCAACAAACTGCACAAAGCACACTACGTTCTGCTGAACGTTGAAGCTCCGCAGGAAGTGATCGATGAGCTGGAAACTAACTTCCGCTTCAACGACGCCGTTATCCGCAGCATGGTTATGCGCGTTAAAAACGCGGTTACTGAAGCATCTCCGATGGTTAAAGCGAAAGACGAGCGCCGTGAGCGTCGTGAAGATTTTGCTAACGAAACCTCTGATGATGCAGATGCTGGGGATTCTGAAGAGTAA
- the priB gene encoding primosomal replication protein N: MTVNRLRLSGTVCKTPVRKISPSGIPHCQFVLEHRSQQEEAGFSRQAWCRMPIILSGKTHQVITQSITVGTQLIVEGFISCHQGRNGLSKIVLHAEQIELIDSGD; this comes from the coding sequence GTGACGGTTAATCGGCTGCGTCTGTCTGGCACTGTGTGCAAGACACCGGTTCGGAAAATTAGCCCGTCAGGTATTCCTCACTGCCAGTTTGTGCTTGAGCACCGCTCGCAGCAGGAAGAAGCCGGATTTAGCCGGCAAGCCTGGTGTCGTATGCCCATCATATTAAGCGGCAAGACACATCAGGTCATTACTCAAAGTATAACGGTCGGCACGCAACTCATCGTCGAAGGTTTCATTAGTTGCCATCAAGGGCGCAATGGCCTGAGTAAGATTGTGTTACATGCTGAGCAGATTGAATTGATAGATTCTGGAGACTAG
- the rpsR gene encoding 30S ribosomal protein S18, with translation MARYFRRRKFCRFTAEGVQEIDYKDIATLKNYITESGKIVPSRITGTRAKYQRQLARAIKRARYLSLLPYTDRHQ, from the coding sequence ATGGCACGTTATTTCCGTCGTCGCAAGTTCTGCCGTTTCACCGCGGAAGGCGTTCAAGAGATCGATTATAAAGATATCGCAACGCTGAAAAACTACATCACTGAAAGCGGTAAGATTGTACCGAGCCGTATTACCGGTACTCGCGCTAAATACCAGCGTCAGCTGGCTCGTGCTATCAAGCGCGCGCGTTACCTGTCTCTGCTGCCGTACACTGATCGTCATCAGTAA
- the rplI gene encoding 50S ribosomal protein L9, producing MQVILLDKVANLGSLGDQVNVKAGYARNFLVPQGKAVPATKKNVEFFEARRAELEAKLADVLSAANARAEKINALGTVTIASKAGDEGKLFGSIGTRDIADAVTAAGVEVAKSEVRLPNGVLRTTGEHEVDFQVHSEVFAKLIVKIVAEA from the coding sequence ATGCAAGTTATTCTGCTTGATAAAGTAGCAAACCTGGGCAGCCTGGGTGATCAGGTTAACGTTAAAGCGGGCTACGCTCGTAACTTCCTGGTTCCACAGGGTAAAGCTGTTCCTGCTACCAAGAAAAACGTTGAGTTCTTTGAAGCGCGCCGTGCAGAACTGGAAGCCAAACTGGCTGACGTTCTGTCTGCAGCTAATGCACGCGCTGAGAAAATCAACGCACTGGGCACCGTTACCATCGCGTCTAAAGCAGGCGACGAAGGTAAACTGTTCGGTTCCATCGGTACCCGCGACATCGCTGATGCAGTCACTGCAGCTGGCGTTGAAGTGGCGAAGAGCGAAGTTCGTCTGCCGAACGGCGTTCTGCGTACTACCGGTGAGCACGAAGTGGACTTCCAGGTTCACAGCGAAGTATTCGCGAAACTGATCGTGAAAATCGTTGCTGAAGCTTAA
- a CDS encoding LysM-like peptidoglycan-binding domain-containing protein, with product MMPEGSSSRSKLNIGNIWRFVDNARWMDPLPVKHRRGIIVALLVMLLAFLWPNPQPDLPKAPPAQQSGAGEAPLQADIYNNESSPPAAETTTPPKADSQGEWRNYQVAAGQTMAQLFRDNNLQVNDVFAMARVEGDDKPLSNLHTGQNVKIRQDANGVVTGLTVETDNGAILFTRQPDGTFIRAQ from the coding sequence ATGATGCCTGAAGGATCTTCATCACGCAGCAAGCTGAACATTGGCAATATCTGGCGTTTTGTCGATAACGCCCGCTGGATGGATCCGCTGCCGGTAAAACACCGTCGCGGCATTATTGTCGCGTTGCTGGTGATGCTGCTGGCGTTCCTGTGGCCCAATCCGCAACCTGACTTACCTAAAGCGCCTCCGGCTCAGCAGAGTGGCGCTGGCGAAGCCCCACTGCAGGCTGACATTTATAATAATGAAAGCAGCCCGCCGGCCGCTGAAACGACAACGCCGCCAAAAGCCGATTCACAGGGTGAGTGGCGCAACTATCAGGTCGCTGCTGGCCAGACGATGGCGCAGCTGTTTCGTGATAATAATTTGCAGGTGAATGATGTGTTCGCGATGGCGCGGGTGGAAGGTGACGATAAGCCGCTGAGCAATCTGCATACCGGCCAGAATGTGAAAATCCGCCAGGATGCTAATGGCGTGGTAACCGGATTAACGGTGGAAACCGATAATGGCGCGATTCTGTTTACCCGCCAGCCGGATGGTACTTTTATTCGCGCGCAGTAA
- the fklB gene encoding FKBP-type peptidyl-prolyl cis-trans isomerase: MTTPSFDSVEAQASYGIGLQVGQQLLESGLQGLQPEALLAGLRDALEGNAPAVPVDVVHRALREVHERADAVRRERQQEQAVEGQKFLEENLKREGVSSTESGLQFSVIQQGEGAIPSRQDRVRVHYTGKLIDGTVFDSSVQRGEPAEFPVSGVIAGWIEALTLMPVGSKWELVIPHNLAYGERGAGASIPPLSTLVFEVELLEIL; encoded by the coding sequence ATGACAACCCCTTCTTTTGACAGCGTCGAAGCGCAAGCAAGTTACGGTATCGGTTTACAGGTTGGCCAGCAGTTGCTGGAATCTGGACTGCAGGGTCTGCAGCCAGAAGCATTGCTGGCGGGTCTGCGCGATGCGCTGGAAGGGAATGCTCCCGCTGTACCGGTTGATGTAGTGCATCGTGCGCTGCGCGAAGTTCACGAGCGTGCAGATGCTGTGCGTCGCGAACGTCAGCAGGAACAGGCGGTAGAAGGTCAGAAGTTCCTTGAAGAGAACCTGAAGCGTGAAGGCGTCAGCAGCACCGAGTCAGGCTTACAGTTCAGCGTGATTCAGCAGGGTGAAGGTGCGATTCCATCGCGTCAGGATCGCGTACGCGTGCATTACACCGGTAAGCTGATCGATGGCACCGTGTTTGACAGCTCCGTACAGCGTGGCGAGCCAGCTGAATTCCCGGTAAGCGGCGTGATCGCTGGCTGGATCGAAGCACTGACCCTGATGCCAGTTGGTTCCAAATGGGAACTGGTGATCCCTCACAACCTGGCGTACGGCGAGCGTGGCGCGGGCGCCTCTATCCCGCCACTGAGCACCCTGGTGTTTGAAGTTGAGCTGTTAGAGATTCTGTAA